One genomic region from Pyxicephalus adspersus chromosome 1, UCB_Pads_2.0, whole genome shotgun sequence encodes:
- the RND1 gene encoding rho-related GTP-binding protein Rho6 isoform X2, which yields MKERRNPQPAVVRCKLVLVGDVHCGKTAMLQVLAKDCYPETYVPTVFENYTASLETEEHRVELSLWDTSGSPYYDNVRPLCYSDSDAVLLCFDVSKPESLDSALKKWKTEVMDYCPSTRILLIGCKTDLRTDLSTIMELSHQKQAPVSFEQGCAAAKQLGAESYLECSAFTSEKSVHSIFRSASSVCLSKPSPSNRRSPVRSLSKRLLNIPSRSEIISSTFKKEKAKSCCLM from the exons ATGAAGGAGAGAAGAAATCCTCAGCCCGCTGTGGTCAGATGCAAACTGGTCTTAGTAGGAGATGTGCACTGTGGGAAGACGGCGATGTTACAAGTCCTGGCCAAGGATTGTTACCCCGAG ACCTATGTACCTACAGTATTTGAAAACTACACAGCTAGCCTGGAGACTGAAGAACACCGTGTGGAGCTCAGCCTATGGGACACATCAG GTTCTCCATATTATGACAACGTCCGACCCCTCTGCTACAGTGACTCCGATGCAGTTCTGCTCTGTTTTGATGTTAGCAAGCCAGAGAGCCTGGATAGTGCTTTGAAAAAG TGGAAAACCGAAGTCATGGACTACTGCCCCAGTACTAGAAtacttctgattggttgcaaaaCTGATCTCCGAACCGACCTTAGCACAATCATGGAGCTGTCACATCAGAAACAGGCACCTGTATCTTTTGAACag GGTTGTGCTGCAGCCAAGCAATTAGGAGCAGAGAGCTATCTTGAGTGTTCAGCCTTCACATCAGAAAAAAGCGTACACAGCATATTCCGTTCAGCGTCTTCAGTGTGTCTATCCAAACCTTCTCCTTCGAACCGCAGAAGCCCTGTCCGGAGCTTATCTAAGAGACTGTTAAACATACCCAGCCGCTCTGAAATTATTTCTTCAACCTTCAAAAAAGAGAAGGCCAAGAGCTGTTGTCTTATGTAA
- the RND1 gene encoding rho-related GTP-binding protein Rho6 isoform X1: MCTVGRRRCYKSWPRIVTPSGAIKTRVLALAAVVSVSRVARSSTVCCTYVPTVFENYTASLETEEHRVELSLWDTSGSPYYDNVRPLCYSDSDAVLLCFDVSKPESLDSALKKWKTEVMDYCPSTRILLIGCKTDLRTDLSTIMELSHQKQAPVSFEQGCAAAKQLGAESYLECSAFTSEKSVHSIFRSASSVCLSKPSPSNRRSPVRSLSKRLLNIPSRSEIISSTFKKEKAKSCCLM, translated from the exons ATGTGCACTGTGGGAAGACGGCGATGTTACAAGTCCTGGCCAAGGATTGTTACCCCGAG TGGTGCCATCAAGACACGTGTGCTTGCGTTGGCTGCAGTGGTGTCAGTGAGCCGTGTTGCCCGCAGTTCCACTGTGTGTTGC ACCTATGTACCTACAGTATTTGAAAACTACACAGCTAGCCTGGAGACTGAAGAACACCGTGTGGAGCTCAGCCTATGGGACACATCAG GTTCTCCATATTATGACAACGTCCGACCCCTCTGCTACAGTGACTCCGATGCAGTTCTGCTCTGTTTTGATGTTAGCAAGCCAGAGAGCCTGGATAGTGCTTTGAAAAAG TGGAAAACCGAAGTCATGGACTACTGCCCCAGTACTAGAAtacttctgattggttgcaaaaCTGATCTCCGAACCGACCTTAGCACAATCATGGAGCTGTCACATCAGAAACAGGCACCTGTATCTTTTGAACag GGTTGTGCTGCAGCCAAGCAATTAGGAGCAGAGAGCTATCTTGAGTGTTCAGCCTTCACATCAGAAAAAAGCGTACACAGCATATTCCGTTCAGCGTCTTCAGTGTGTCTATCCAAACCTTCTCCTTCGAACCGCAGAAGCCCTGTCCGGAGCTTATCTAAGAGACTGTTAAACATACCCAGCCGCTCTGAAATTATTTCTTCAACCTTCAAAAAAGAGAAGGCCAAGAGCTGTTGTCTTATGTAA